The Candidatus Zixiibacteriota bacterium genomic interval CAAGCTCAGTAGCACTCAGGCCGTCCACATTCAATGGGATCAGGAAGTCTATTTCCTCTTCCCGCGCAATATTCAGGGCTAAGGTGCGTTCTTTCCTGGGATTGGGCTTGTCAATAGAGCTTCGCGAAAGAAGGGCGAGTAGTCGGAACGTTCTCTTCTTTATCGCATAGTCGATATCCTTTGGATATGATTCGCCCCCGAGTAGCTTTAATCGGTCAAACCATACGGCATAACCTTCAGACGCGAGTTTTCGGGCGAGCCATTCAGCGAATACCCAATCCTCGCCAGCGTAACTGATGAAAAGATGGTCGGCTTTCTTGGTCATATACTAAGACTCCCAATTGATCGCAAAATAACTGGCGCAGCATGGAAATACAAGCTATATTTATAACTGAACATTCTAAGCAAGGCGGATGGATATGCCGAGAGAAAAAACGACTCATACGAAACCGAAGATGATTCACATTCGACTGAGTGAGGAGCTTCACCAGCAACTGCGAATTCAGGTGGCGAAGGAAAACCAGACTATTCAGGACTGGGTAGAACAGCTAATAGACAAGAATGTCAAACCGGGGCGAGGGAAGCAGTCTTGAGTCCAGTCAATGGTGAAAAGAAACGATGCTACGTTTATGCGAGGCTGTCCACGGAGGACCAGCACCGCCGCGCAGAGTACTCGTCGCTTGAGAGTCAGGAAAAGGTTTGCAAAGCTTACATCGCCAGCCAGGAGCCGAACGGCTGGAAGTATGTGACCACGATAAAAGACCTCAGCTCCGGCGGGAGTACTGATCGCCCCGGACTAAGCGAGCTTCTCGAACATATCAAGCAGAACAAAGTCGATGTGGTCGTCACGACCAAGATGGATCGGCTGACCAGGAATATCAAAGACTTCTGGACACTCTACGAAATAATGCAAGAGCATGATTGTCAATTCGTTTGCGCCACACAGGAACTAAACTCTACGACCGCTCATGGCCGGTTCTTTATCAATATTCTAATGAGCTTCGCTGAGTTTGAGCTTGAGACGATCAGAGAGAGAACGCGGGCGAAGATGTTATCTCAGGCAGAAGAAGGTCTCTGGCACGGTGGAAGATCTCCATTTGGATATGAACGCCATAAGGATAGGAAGGGCCTGCTGATTCCGCACAAGATAGAAGCGGCTGTTGTTAAGAAGATCTTTGACCTTTTTGTGAAGCTGGGATCGCCGGCAGCGGTAGCCAAAGAGATTAACGCGATGGGCTACCGCACAAAGAGCAAGAAGAAAACCAAATTCTCCAAGTGGACGATTACTTACATTCTGTCCAATCCGCTCTATATTGGAAAGACGACGTTTGGCGGCCAGAGCTTTGAAGGCAAACATAAGGCGCTTATTCCGGTCAACCGGTTCAACCACGTACAGAAGATGCTGGAGAAAAACAAACAGACCCGCACCGGACCGACCCAGAATAAGTACAACTTCCGGCTAAGGGGTATCCTCAAATGCGGTGATTGCGGCTCGATGATGACACCGAGTCCAGCCAAGAGCGGCAAGTATCTTTATTACCGCTGCACCAAAGTCTCAAAGTATTCAAAAGATGAATGTAAAGTCAGAAAGATTGGTGCTCGTGCGATTGAGGATGCGGTCGTTAATAAGCTGTGTGAGATCGGAACAGACGAGGCCGTCGCTAAAGAAGCTGTTCGCAAGGCTAACAAGGCTTCGGTGACCAATGCCAAGAGCAAGACCAAAGAGCTGAATGCTCTGAAAAAGGAAATGAAGCCGGTTCAAGACTCAATCGACAACATGATTCGGTACGTGGAGAAGCACGGCGACCTGCCCAAAGCTATGTCTGACCGTCTACCAGAACTGGAAACGCGAAAAGAACAACTGGAAGCTCAGATTCAGCGTCTGGAATTCGAGATTGGCCAGCTCAAAGACTACCAAATCGACACTGAATTGCTTACAAAGACGCTACGGGATTTCCGGGCCATCTACAACGAACTGACTCCAGAGGAGCAGACTCGCCTGTTACAGCTTATGGTTCAAGAAGTTGTCTTGGGGGAAGACACCCTAAAGATATCTATTTTTCCGCTTGGAGATTCTGAAAAGCCTCTGGAATACCTGCTAAAACATCCAGAGTTTGCTGAGAGTGATAAAAAGCGGGGTTGACGAGACTCGAACTCGCGACCTCCTGCGTGACAGGCAGGCGTTCTAACCAAACTGAACTACAACCCCGACTCGAATAACTGTAATATCTATCTGTAACTCAAATAACCCGCTTTTTTTAACCCACCTTTAATATCTTTGCCATCCTTATGGCTTAATCGTGTCTTTTAAAGTCCGGTCTTTTTACTGGGCAGTGCAAGACTCGAACTTGCGACCCCCTGCGTGTAAGGCAGGTGCTCTAACCAACTGAGCTAACTGCCCTCATAAACTCCGGTCCCTTAGCTCTTGGCCTCAGCATTCTCGGCAGGAGGCAGTTTCTTTTTCCCGCTGATTATGATCGAAATCGGTATCAAAACGCAATAGCCCAGAACCAGCAGGATCGGTGCCAGAGTGATCGAACCGGCGGCCAGTGATATGTAGCCGACAATAATCACCAGGATACCGATAGCAAACACGATGTAGTTCTTCGGGCCGAAAGGCCACTCGAACCGTTCCTTCTCGTCTTTCTTAACTTTCTTAGCCATAATTCAATAACAGCGTCCTATTATAATTACAATTACCGGTTTGTCAAGCTTTTTCTATACTTTCGGCTGTTTTCAGGCTCCCCTTAACCACTCTTTCAGCCGCGAAAAATATTCCCCAAATGGCCATTAAAAATAATCGTACTTCTTCATCGGCAAAAGTCGATTCCGAAAACGAAGTGATAAAAAATACTAACGAGGCCAGCAAGGTTCCGATTATCACCGCCCGGATAAAGGTCTTCTCCTTTAATTTCCTCAACAGCCTTATCATTTTTACAATTATCATCACCCAGAAACCCAAATAAAAAATCGCCGTCGGAAGACCGGCATAGGCCGCAATATTAATGACATCATTATGGGCATGACCATTTAGCCGGATTGAGGTTTTATCACGATATTTTGCCGAGTTATCATAGTAATTACCCGGTCCAACTCCAAACACGGGATTATCGGCAAACATCCTTATTCCAGTGCGCCAGGTCGATTGGCGGGAACGTTGATGGGTCCCTTCAAGTTCCATCTGCAGGGTATCAGTGTAACGCCGGTAGATTTCCGGGGTCAGAATCAAAACTACCAGGATAATCGCGGCCAACAGAATCAATGCGGTTTTAATATATTTCCTGCCGGACAGGAAAAAAAACATGACTATTCCAAACACCAATGCCGCAATGGAACTTCGGTTGTAAGTGAAAACTACGGCCGTGGCCGAGACCGCAAAAGCGCCATAGAATAGGCTCTGATACAATCTGCCCGAAAGACGGGGGGCACAGGCCAGACAAAGGATCGAACCAGTGGCGAAAAAATTGCCAAAGGTCAGGCGGTGAGAAAAATTGCCGGTCACTCGAAACCCGCCATCGAAAGCTTTAGCAAGAGTGGTCCCATGGTACGGGTCTATCCCGGAAAAGTGCTGCCAGACGGCATAAACCGATACCATTAAAAAGGATATGGCAAAAAGAACAAGACCGGTTTTGAGTTTCTTTTCATCGGATAAAAGCAAAGCCGCCGCCGGGATCATCAAAAACAGCCACTCTTCCTTAAGAATGAAAAGGGAACGACCGGGCGTGGAGCCAACAATCGATGATATTATTGACCAGGCCAGAAAAAGTCCGACAAAGATCCAGAAATAATTCCTGAAATTTCCTGTCTTACGATATTCTCCGGAAAAATAGGCAACGATTATTGAAAGCAACGCCAGGGCGAGAAAATTCTGCCCCAGGGCGTGGCTAAAAGTACATCCCAAGAAATACCCGAACAGGCTGTATGTTCCGATTCTGATCGAGATTGCGGAAAGGCGGCCATTCATCCGAATAAATCGCTCTCTGTTAATTCCACCAGAAGATGTATAAGAAATATTTGCTCTTCCTGAATTCTCTGAGTTGAACTGTGAGGGATAACCAATTTTTTATCCGCCAGATGCGCCACTTTGCCGCCATCCCCTCCCAGAAGAGCCGCCACAATCATTTTTTTCTCCCGCGCGGCCTCGGCGGCTTTGACCAGGTTGACCGAATTGCCGGAGGTAGATATAAGAAATAACATATCCCCCCGGTTACCCAGTCCCTGAACCTGTCGGGCGAACACCTGGTCATATCCAAAGTCAT includes:
- a CDS encoding toxin-antitoxin system HicB family antitoxin, coding for MPREKTTHTKPKMIHIRLSEELHQQLRIQVAKENQTIQDWVEQLIDKNVKPGRGKQS
- a CDS encoding recombinase family protein, with the protein product MSPVNGEKKRCYVYARLSTEDQHRRAEYSSLESQEKVCKAYIASQEPNGWKYVTTIKDLSSGGSTDRPGLSELLEHIKQNKVDVVVTTKMDRLTRNIKDFWTLYEIMQEHDCQFVCATQELNSTTAHGRFFINILMSFAEFELETIRERTRAKMLSQAEEGLWHGGRSPFGYERHKDRKGLLIPHKIEAAVVKKIFDLFVKLGSPAAVAKEINAMGYRTKSKKKTKFSKWTITYILSNPLYIGKTTFGGQSFEGKHKALIPVNRFNHVQKMLEKNKQTRTGPTQNKYNFRLRGILKCGDCGSMMTPSPAKSGKYLYYRCTKVSKYSKDECKVRKIGARAIEDAVVNKLCEIGTDEAVAKEAVRKANKASVTNAKSKTKELNALKKEMKPVQDSIDNMIRYVEKHGDLPKAMSDRLPELETRKEQLEAQIQRLEFEIGQLKDYQIDTELLTKTLRDFRAIYNELTPEEQTRLLQLMVQEVVLGEDTLKISIFPLGDSEKPLEYLLKHPEFAESDKKRG
- a CDS encoding O-antigen ligase family protein, giving the protein MNGRLSAISIRIGTYSLFGYFLGCTFSHALGQNFLALALLSIIVAYFSGEYRKTGNFRNYFWIFVGLFLAWSIISSIVGSTPGRSLFILKEEWLFLMIPAAALLLSDEKKLKTGLVLFAISFLMVSVYAVWQHFSGIDPYHGTTLAKAFDGGFRVTGNFSHRLTFGNFFATGSILCLACAPRLSGRLYQSLFYGAFAVSATAVVFTYNRSSIAALVFGIVMFFFLSGRKYIKTALILLAAIILVVLILTPEIYRRYTDTLQMELEGTHQRSRQSTWRTGIRMFADNPVFGVGPGNYYDNSAKYRDKTSIRLNGHAHNDVINIAAYAGLPTAIFYLGFWVMIIVKMIRLLRKLKEKTFIRAVIIGTLLASLVFFITSFSESTFADEEVRLFLMAIWGIFFAAERVVKGSLKTAESIEKA
- a CDS encoding SIS domain-containing protein, with translation MNSEQRIELINKAVKESAALRLAVGEALAEPLIELANVISGVLGSGGKLLICGNGGSAADSSHMAAEMIVRLTADRNRQSLPAIALNADTAVMTAAGNDFGYDQVFARQVQGLGNRGDMLFLISTSGNSVNLVKAAEAAREKKMIVAALLGGDGGKVAHLADKKLVIPHSSTQRIQEEQIFLIHLLVELTESDLFG